A stretch of DNA from Vibrio gallaecicus:
AAAAATACGATCTGACTATAGAGGGAAAATGGCTCTATGAGCGATCTAGCGAAAGAGATCACGCCCGTAAACATTGAAGATGAGCTAAGAGGTTCATACCTAGACTACGCGATGTCCGTCATCGTTGGTCGTGCTCTTCCAGATGTGCGTGATGGCCTAAAACCAGTACACCGCCGCGTTTTGTTCGCGATGAATGTACTTGGTAATGATTGGAACAAAGCATATAAAAAGTCTGCTCGTGTAGTAGGCGATGTAATCGGTAAATATCACCCACATGGTGATAGCGCAGTGTACGATACTATCGTACGTATGGCTCAGCCGTTCTCGCTACGCTACATGCTAGTTGATGGCCAAGGTAACTTTGGTTCTATCGATGGCGACTCAGCAGCTGCAATGCGTTATACGGAAGTCCGTATGGCGAAAATTGCGCACGAGCTTTTGGCTGACCTTGACAAAGAAACCGTGGACTATGTACCTAACTATGATGGTACAGAGCAAATTCCAGCGGTTCTGCCGACAAAAATTCCTAACCTATTGGTAAACGGTGCTTCTGGTATCGCGGTAGGTATGGCTACCAACATTCCACCTCATAACCTAGGTGAAGTCGTTGATGGCTGTTTAGCATTTATCAATAATGAAGATATCACTATTGATGAGCTAATGGACTACATCCCTGGTCCTGATTTCCCGACAGCAGCACTGATTAGTGGTCGTAAAGGCATCGTAGATGCTTACAAGACAGGTCGTGGTAAAGTTTACATGCGTTCAAAAGCGGATATTGAAGTAGAGAAAAATGGTAAAGAAACCATTATCGTTACTGAGATCCCTTACCAAGTAAACAAAGCTCGATTGATCGAAAAGATTGCTGAGCTGGTTAAAGATAAGAAAGTTGAAGGCATTAGCGCTCTACGTGACGAATCTGATAAAGATGGTATGCGTATTGTTATTGAATGTAAGCGTGATGCTGTAGGTGAAGTTGTTCTGAACAACCTTTACTCACAAACTCAACTTCAAACTACTTTCGGCATCAACATGGTTGCGTTGAATAACGGACAACCACAACTTTTCAACATTAAAGATATGTTGAAGTGTTTTGTTGATCACCGTCGTGAAGTGGTTACACGTCGTACTATCTTCGAATTGAAGAAAGCGCGCGACCGTGCACATATTTTGGAAGCTCTATCTTTAGCGCTTGCAAACATTGATGAAATCATTGAACTGATCCGAAACGCACCGACACCGGCTGAAGCGAAAGCAGGCCTTGTTGCTCGTGGTTGGGAACTGGGCAATGTTGCTGCAATGCTTGAACGTGCTGGTACTGATGCAGCTCGTCCTGATTGGCTTGAAGATCAATACGGTATCCGTGATGGTCAATACTTCCTAACGGAAACACAAGCACAAGCTATTCTAGAACTTCGCTTACACCGTTTAACCGGTCTTGAGCACGAGAAGATTCTAGACGAGTACAAGGCACTTCTAGAAGAAATCGCTGAGCTAATGCATATTCTTGCAAGCACTGAGC
This window harbors:
- the gyrA gene encoding DNA topoisomerase (ATP-hydrolyzing) subunit A, which produces MSDLAKEITPVNIEDELRGSYLDYAMSVIVGRALPDVRDGLKPVHRRVLFAMNVLGNDWNKAYKKSARVVGDVIGKYHPHGDSAVYDTIVRMAQPFSLRYMLVDGQGNFGSIDGDSAAAMRYTEVRMAKIAHELLADLDKETVDYVPNYDGTEQIPAVLPTKIPNLLVNGASGIAVGMATNIPPHNLGEVVDGCLAFINNEDITIDELMDYIPGPDFPTAALISGRKGIVDAYKTGRGKVYMRSKADIEVEKNGKETIIVTEIPYQVNKARLIEKIAELVKDKKVEGISALRDESDKDGMRIVIECKRDAVGEVVLNNLYSQTQLQTTFGINMVALNNGQPQLFNIKDMLKCFVDHRREVVTRRTIFELKKARDRAHILEALSLALANIDEIIELIRNAPTPAEAKAGLVARGWELGNVAAMLERAGTDAARPDWLEDQYGIRDGQYFLTETQAQAILELRLHRLTGLEHEKILDEYKALLEEIAELMHILASTERLMEVIREELETVRDIYGDERRTEITAAVHDIDMEELIAQEDVVVTLSNAGYVKYQILSDYEAQRRGGKGKSATKMKDEDYIERLLVANTHDNILCFSTRGKTYRLKVYQLPQASRTARGKPIVNILPLEDGERITAILPVSEFSNEKFIFMATGDGTVKKTSLDQFANVRANGLIAVNLRDDDSLIGVDITDGNSDIMLFSKSGKVVRFNEDKVRPMGRTASGVRGMKLPEEDQVVSLIVPSNEGDILTVTQNGYGKRTELAEYPTKGRATQGVVSIKVSDRNGPVVGAVQVEEGDEMMMITDAGTLVRTRVAEVSQVGRNTQGVTLIRTSEDENVVALQRIDEVEEAEILDEETQEGEQASNESTDVNAADAEAKDVETPKADEEDSE